From a region of the Rhipicephalus microplus isolate Deutch F79 chromosome X, USDA_Rmic, whole genome shotgun sequence genome:
- the LOC142761716 gene encoding uncharacterized protein LOC142761716 isoform X2, which yields MAAIDRPAVLKQMVSATLPTSADARGPQRTCDPHCESPDLRVTPHLQAEKKQGPCLASRTSRCSPACPAEEDRPVYSCSPAGPSSKPGSGTATQLLFCWSDPDVVELQPESSIFVETGALHAVLNSAKTPTALARGLLPAVFNWHALLTCSMKGQKAKGMHKPVTQRPPLHAAAIDAILAYTKSTARGKGWECSEKLLVPSMGTKLAELRAEEKICSPPIKLVVFTAIFVCKFCKYNKRNVPVHAWCCHMCIAMQPSGSVHT from the exons ATGGCCGCAATAGACCGGCCTGCCGTGCTGAAACAAATGGTTTCAGCAACGCTGCCAACATCAGCAGACGCGCGTGGACCTCAACGGACCTGCGACCCACACTGCGAGTCACCGGACCTGCGAGTCACCCCACACCTGCAGGCTGAAAAAAAGCAGGGGCCATGTTTGGCCTCGAGGACAAGCAGGTGTTCACCAGCCTGCCCTGCTGAAGAAGACCGGCCAGTTTATAGCTGCAGCCCTGCGGGCCCAAGCAGCAAACCTGGTTCTGGGACAGCCACGCAGTTGCTGTTCTGTTGGAGTGACCCTGAT GTTGTGGAACTGCAGCCGGAGAGCTCAATCTTTGTTGAGACAGGGGCACTGCATGCTGTGCTAAATTCAGCGAAAACACCAACTGCATTGGCCCGGGGGCTCCTCCCTGCGGTTTTCAACTGGCATGCCCTCTTGACTTGCTCAATGAAGGGCCAGAAGGCCAAAGGGATGCACAAACCAGTGACCCAACGGCCTCCTCTTCACGCTGCTGCAATTGATGCCATTTTAG CGTACACGAAAAGCACGGCCAGAGGGAAAGGGTGGGAGTGCTCAGAAAAACTCCTGGTGCCTTCAATGGGCACCAAGCTTGCTGAGCTGAGAGCAGAAGAAAAAATTTGCAGTCCTCCAATAAAACTAGTCGTTTTTACAGCAATATTTGTTTGTAAGTTTTGTAAGTATAATAAGAGGAACGTGCCTGTGCATGCGTGGTGCTGCCATATGTGCATCGCCATGCAGCCCTCGGGATCAGTGCACACATAA